The following is a genomic window from Bacillus sp. V2I10.
TTCCGATTCTTTTTTTGAAAACAAACTGCAATGTAAGCAAAGCCAATATGCTGCTGTCTCTTATTACACCTTTTATAGTTGTCACTTCATTTATGACTGCAGGACTGATTCAATTTCCTTCTTATTTGCACTACTTTTGTTTGGGAATTGCCTTTCATACAGGGTTGTGTATCACTGATTTTATTTTTTTGAGCCAGCTATCCAAAGCTCCGAAAGCCTGTTTCATTGAAGAAGCCGATGAAAGCTTTGAAATTTTATTTCAGAAATGAATAAAAACAGTTCTGGACATATGGTTAAGCAGTTTATTTAGAATGAATATGATATGCTTATATATATAAGAAAAGCCTCTCTTTCAGGAGAAGCTTTTCTTTTGCTATTTATTAGGAGTCATCGCTATCTTTTTCATCATTTTTTTGGTAATGTAATATGTATCAGTGAGGAGAGGGGGAATCTCATATGATAGCATTTTTCATTTTGTTTGCCGTGTTCATTTTATTCTATATAAATAAATTGACCAATACGCTTTGCCTGGTCCGAGAGATTCCTGAAGACCGACAAACAAAAGTATTCCGGACAATCAACGTCCTGATTACCATTTTATTAGTTTCTTCTTACATAGAAATCTTATTTACTTAGATTTCACCATTATAAAAAGCTGCATGCAATCATTAGCACACAGCTTATACAATCATAGCTGACAGGTTAATCTGTCAGCTATGTTTATTTTGGCTTACAGCCAAGCAGCACCAACAATGATCAATAAGATGAATAAAACAACGATTAACGCGAAGCCTCCAGCGTATCCTCCCATAATGACACCTCCTTTATGCGTCGGTAAGTTATTCTATGCACGATCATCATGTAACGAATAGGCATATATCATTTGTTTTAAGCAATCTTTATTAAAAAATCTAAAGCCCTTATTGCTTCCTAGCAAATGTAAGAAGCACCAATAATGATCAACAAAATAAACAGAACAACAAGCAATGCAAAACCGTTTGAATATCCTCCACCCATGTTAAAACCTCCCTTATCGGCGTTCTATACATCATATGGACGGTTTCCCATTTTGACCTAGACGAATGCCCTGATTACCCTAGTCCTATTGCAAAACTTTTTAGTTCATGGCACAATGTGGTATAGTGTTTCAATTATTAGGCAGTCTTTAAATTAAACAGAAGTAGGAGTTGTATCAGATGAAAAGATTTGCTCTTGCATTAGCAGCAGCATCAAGTGTTTTGGCGCTAGGCGCATGCAATAATAATGACAGCGGTTCCGAGGTCATTGCTGAAACAAAAGCAGGCAATGTAACGAAAGACGAATTTTATGAAGCAATGAAAGACCGCTTCGGAAAAGATGTTCTGACAGAGCTTGTACATGAAAAAGTTTTAAGCAAAGAATACAAAGTTTCTGACGAAGAAGTAAATAAAGAAATTGACAATTTAACTCAGCAATACGGCCCTCAATTTGAAGCAGTCATTCAGCAGCAAGGTGAAAAGACTGTTAAAGATATGGTGAAAGTCGATCTGCTTCGCAAAAAAGCAGCTGAAAAAGAAGTGAAAGTAACAGAAGAAGATACAAAAAAATACTATGAAAGCCTAAAAGGCAAAGTACAAGCAAGCCACATCCTCGTTGAAGATGAAAAAACAGCAAAAGAAATTAAAGCCCGTCTTGATAAAGGCGAAAAGTTTGAGGATTTAGCGAAGGAAGCTTCTAAAGATCCATCTGGACAAAACGGCGGAGACTTAGGCTGGTTCGGCGAAGGACAAATGGTGCCTGAATTCGAAAAAGCAGCATTTGCCCTTAAAGAAGGCCAAGTAAGCGAGCCTGTAAAATCTGAATTTGGCTACCACATCATTAAAGTGACAAAAACGGTGAAGCCATATGAAGAAATGAAAAAAGAACTTGAAGCAGATGTAAAAAAACAAAAAACAAGTCAGCCTGATGCTGTTCAGGGAGCATTGGACAAAGCTCTTAAAGAAGCAGACGTTCAGGTTAAAGACAAAGAATTAGAAGATACATTCAAAGCACCTGCGGCTCCTGCAGAGCCTGCTGAAGGACAATAACAGCAAAACTCCCCCATTTTAAAAATGGGGGAGTTTTTCACATTTCATCATCCTGATTTTTTCTTCGAATCTCACGTTCCTTAAGCATTCTTTCAATATAAACATTACCCTCTTTTTCTATATACGCTTCCTCAACAATCTTCTCTTTCCTTGTTGTTGAAAAAGCCATGTAACCGCTGTATAAAATCCCAAGTATACAGAGGTAAACCCACCACGGCAGCAAGATCATTCCCGCTTCCCCCTTTTCATTGACAAGCCCTTTACTGCACTATATGAGGATCTCGATCCATTTATACATGATTTTTAGAAGATGAAAAGAGAACTTGTTATGATTCTTGGATGCAATAAATCGTGATAGTCATTTTATTTTTTTCCGGGACTCTCAAGCTTTATTCCGAAGCTTTTCATAGAGCTTTTAACTTAATTCCGGGACTTTTTAACTTAATTCCGGGACTTTCACACTTTATTCCGGGACTTTTACACTTAATTCCGAGACTTTTCAACTTAATTCCGAGACTTTCAC
Proteins encoded in this region:
- a CDS encoding DUF3267 domain-containing protein, which encodes MNCWKTINLSKDYGFYRLFIVSVLTMMITFISIYLPLVVVFPSIQLKEDYFFLLLLFIACIVPCHKLLHALPLWMSGYRVSLKLKFQSFIPILFLKTNCNVSKANMLLSLITPFIVVTSFMTAGLIQFPSYLHYFCLGIAFHTGLCITDFIFLSQLSKAPKACFIEEADESFEILFQK
- a CDS encoding YjcZ family sporulation protein, with protein sequence MGGYAGGFALIVVLFILLIIVGAAWL
- a CDS encoding YjcZ family sporulation protein translates to MGGGYSNGFALLVVLFILLIIIGASYIC
- a CDS encoding peptidylprolyl isomerase, with amino-acid sequence MKRFALALAAASSVLALGACNNNDSGSEVIAETKAGNVTKDEFYEAMKDRFGKDVLTELVHEKVLSKEYKVSDEEVNKEIDNLTQQYGPQFEAVIQQQGEKTVKDMVKVDLLRKKAAEKEVKVTEEDTKKYYESLKGKVQASHILVEDEKTAKEIKARLDKGEKFEDLAKEASKDPSGQNGGDLGWFGEGQMVPEFEKAAFALKEGQVSEPVKSEFGYHIIKVTKTVKPYEEMKKELEADVKKQKTSQPDAVQGALDKALKEADVQVKDKELEDTFKAPAAPAEPAEGQ
- a CDS encoding sporulation YhaL family protein, with protein sequence MILLPWWVYLCILGILYSGYMAFSTTRKEKIVEEAYIEKEGNVYIERMLKEREIRRKNQDDEM